A single genomic interval of Ruminococcus sp. NK3A76 harbors:
- a CDS encoding ANTAR domain-containing protein — MNLKELSYRVLIVSSSKNMAQKLALLLEEEKRFVPETKSSAAAARRVLAERQYDLVIITDPLPDESAAGLATELCSDNHTVVALITDIQNYDDVSDHVCRYGVFVMPKPAPKQLLLQALDWMQSTRERLRRFEKKQLSLEDKMKEIRTVNKAKWKLISSRGMSEVEAHRYIEKEAMDCGVSKLLIALQIISEEE; from the coding sequence TTGAACTTAAAGGAACTAAGCTACCGTGTGCTCATAGTCTCGTCTTCAAAGAATATGGCACAGAAGCTCGCTTTGCTTCTTGAAGAGGAAAAGCGCTTTGTGCCCGAGACAAAGAGCAGCGCTGCCGCTGCAAGACGTGTGCTTGCAGAGCGGCAGTATGATCTGGTCATCATAACCGACCCCCTGCCCGACGAGAGCGCAGCAGGGCTCGCAACAGAGCTTTGCAGCGATAACCACACGGTCGTGGCACTGATAACCGACATACAAAACTACGATGACGTATCTGACCATGTTTGCAGGTACGGAGTCTTTGTGATGCCCAAGCCTGCCCCCAAACAGCTTCTTTTGCAGGCTCTTGACTGGATGCAGAGCACCCGTGAGCGTCTGCGGCGGTTTGAGAAAAAGCAGCTGAGCCTTGAAGACAAGATGAAGGAGATCAGAACTGTTAACAAGGCCAAGTGGAAGCTGATATCCTCCCGTGGGATGAGCGAAGTCGAGGCTCACAGATACATCGAAAAAGAAGCTATGGACTGCGGCGTGAGCAAGCTGCTTATCGCCTTACAGATTATAAGTGAAGAAGAATAG
- a CDS encoding glutamate synthase subunit beta, translating to MGKPTGFMEYERQENTAAAPLDRIKDFNDFHRPLDEQSRRQQAARCMNCGVPFCQNGQLIGGMMSGCPLNNLIPEWGELLYRGRPELALERLLMTNPFPEFTSRVCPALCEKACICGVNDSPVTVRDNERMIIEYGYENGLIKSIAEQHKTGKKIAVIGSGPSGLAAADMLSRRGHSVTVFEREDAVGGLLMYGIPNMKLEKDIISRRVKIMEQQGVEFRTSCNVGVDVSSQEIADEFDAVILACGASKPRDINAPGRDAKGVRFAVDYLKDCTKTLLSGSKPKEAKGKNVIVIGGGDTGNDCVGTAVRQGCKSVTQLEIMPKLPDERAADNPFPEWPKVCKTDYGQEEAAAVFGSDPRIYQTTVKEFIKDDNGALKAVKTVKLDFSSGRGVEVEGSEQTLPCEIALIAAGFLGCEEYVAEAFGAKLSERNRLTSEGHRIGGKLFCAGDAHIGQSLVVRAIREGIDCAREADEFLMGYTLL from the coding sequence ATGGGTAAGCCGACTGGTTTTATGGAATATGAAAGGCAGGAAAACACTGCCGCAGCGCCTCTTGACAGAATAAAGGATTTTAACGACTTCCACCGCCCTCTTGACGAGCAGTCAAGAAGGCAGCAGGCGGCAAGGTGCATGAACTGCGGTGTGCCGTTCTGCCAGAACGGGCAGCTCATAGGCGGAATGATGAGCGGCTGCCCTTTAAACAACCTCATTCCCGAATGGGGCGAGTTACTTTACAGAGGCAGGCCTGAGCTTGCACTTGAAAGACTGCTGATGACTAACCCCTTCCCCGAGTTCACATCAAGAGTGTGTCCGGCACTGTGCGAGAAAGCCTGCATATGCGGCGTGAACGACTCGCCGGTAACGGTAAGGGACAACGAGAGAATGATAATCGAATACGGCTATGAGAACGGCCTGATAAAGTCCATAGCCGAGCAGCACAAGACCGGCAAAAAGATAGCAGTCATCGGCTCAGGTCCTTCGGGACTTGCAGCTGCTGATATGCTCAGCCGCAGAGGCCACAGCGTAACGGTCTTCGAGCGTGAGGATGCAGTTGGCGGCCTGCTCATGTACGGCATACCGAACATGAAGCTCGAAAAGGACATTATAAGCAGACGTGTCAAGATAATGGAGCAGCAGGGCGTTGAGTTCAGAACAAGCTGCAATGTAGGCGTAGATGTTTCATCACAGGAGATAGCTGATGAATTTGATGCAGTTATCCTTGCCTGCGGCGCTTCAAAGCCGAGAGACATAAACGCACCCGGGCGTGATGCTAAAGGTGTCAGATTTGCAGTGGATTACTTAAAGGACTGCACAAAGACACTGCTTTCAGGCAGCAAGCCCAAGGAAGCAAAGGGCAAGAACGTGATAGTAATAGGCGGCGGTGACACAGGCAACGACTGTGTAGGCACAGCTGTAAGACAGGGCTGCAAGAGCGTTACACAGCTTGAGATAATGCCAAAGCTCCCTGACGAAAGAGCAGCAGACAACCCCTTCCCCGAGTGGCCTAAGGTATGCAAGACAGACTACGGCCAGGAGGAAGCAGCCGCAGTATTCGGCAGCGACCCGAGGATATATCAGACAACCGTCAAGGAATTCATAAAGGACGATAACGGAGCACTTAAGGCCGTAAAGACAGTCAAGCTCGACTTCTCCTCAGGCAGAGGTGTTGAGGTAGAGGGCAGCGAGCAGACGCTCCCCTGCGAGATAGCACTTATCGCCGCAGGCTTCCTCGGCTGCGAGGAATATGTAGCTGAGGCATTCGGTGCAAAGCTAAGTGAGCGCAACAGGCTCACATCTGAAGGACACCGCATCGGCGGCAAGCTCTTCTGTGCAGGCGATGCACACATCGGCCAGTCGCTGGTCGTAAGAGCTATCCGTGAAGGCATCGACTGCGCCCGTGAAGCTGATGAGTTTCTTATGGGCTACACACTTCTTTAA
- a CDS encoding glutamine synthetase family protein: MNYNADEIIQYVEEEDVKFIRLAFCDVFGRQRNISIMPTELERAFSSGITIDASSVDGFGSDIYSDLLLHPDPNTLSVLPWRPEHGRVVRMFCTITRSDGSPFDCDTRSLLISAVKEAKELGLEFDFGSSMEFYLFKTDENGERTFIPYDNAGYMDIAPDDKGENIRREICLTLEQMGIFPESSYHEKGPGQNEIDFRYADALTAADNTFAFQTVVRTAAARNGVWADFSPKPINDKPGNGFHINLSLRGDALNRVLLTHVIAGIMENISGMTLFLDPDERSYERLGSCCAPKYITWSSENRSQLIRIPSATDLGRRAELRSPDPLANPYLAFALIIYAGIDGIKRELYMPKICDFDPAKAPEELTHDLTELPSDIEEAKAAAKSSDFISSRLPKAIIDSYCTL, from the coding sequence ATGAATTACAATGCAGATGAGATAATACAGTATGTCGAGGAGGAGGACGTAAAGTTCATACGTCTTGCATTCTGTGATGTTTTCGGCAGACAGAGGAATATCTCCATAATGCCTACAGAGCTTGAGAGAGCATTCTCCTCGGGTATAACTATAGATGCTTCATCAGTTGACGGCTTCGGGTCGGATATCTACTCTGACCTGCTGCTCCACCCGGATCCTAACACGCTTTCGGTGCTTCCCTGGAGGCCTGAGCACGGCAGAGTTGTGAGAATGTTCTGCACGATAACACGCTCAGACGGCAGCCCATTTGACTGCGACACAAGGAGCCTTCTTATCAGTGCTGTCAAGGAAGCCAAGGAGCTCGGGCTTGAATTTGACTTCGGCTCGTCTATGGAGTTTTATCTTTTCAAGACTGATGAGAACGGCGAGCGCACATTTATCCCCTACGACAACGCCGGCTACATGGACATCGCCCCCGATGACAAGGGCGAGAACATCAGGCGTGAGATATGCCTTACCCTTGAACAGATGGGCATTTTCCCTGAGTCGAGCTATCACGAGAAAGGCCCCGGCCAGAATGAGATAGACTTCCGCTATGCAGATGCTCTGACTGCTGCTGACAACACCTTTGCATTCCAGACAGTTGTAAGAACTGCCGCTGCAAGAAACGGTGTATGGGCTGACTTCTCACCCAAGCCGATAAACGACAAGCCCGGCAACGGATTCCACATCAACCTGTCGCTTCGTGGCGATGCACTCAACAGAGTGCTGCTCACACACGTTATCGCAGGCATTATGGAAAACATCTCAGGCATGACGCTGTTCCTTGACCCGGACGAGAGATCCTACGAGCGTCTTGGCAGCTGCTGTGCCCCGAAATACATCACATGGTCAAGCGAGAACCGCTCGCAGCTGATACGCATTCCCTCTGCAACTGATCTTGGCAGACGTGCAGAGCTGCGCTCACCCGACCCGCTTGCAAACCCGTATCTTGCATTCGCTCTTATAATCTATGCCGGCATCGACGGCATAAAGAGAGAGCTTTATATGCCCAAGATATGCGACTTTGACCCGGCTAAAGCCCCCGAGGAGCTTACCCATGATCTTACAGAGCTCCCCTCCGATATTGAGGAAGCAAAGGCCGCAGCAAAGAGCAGCGACTTTATATCCTCCCGACTTCCCAAAGCTATCATCGACTCATACTGCACGCTTTGA
- the gltB gene encoding glutamate synthase large subunit: protein MENLSRELYQQKGMYDKRFEHDSCGIGAVVNIKGRRSHKVVSDALSIVEKLEHRAGKDGEGKTGDGVGILTQIPDSLYHRKCKELGFEIGSDGDYGVGMFFFPQNELKRSVAKKMFEVILCKRGMQLLGWRDVPHDADILGSRAKESMPFICQGFVKRPENVEKGLPFDRQLYIARRIFEQANETSYVCSLSSRTVVYKGMFLVGQLRRFYKDLQEKDYVSAIAMVHSRFSTNTIPSWEKAHPNRIIVHNGEINTITGNADKMLAREETMHCKAFEDDMSNILPAINVNGSDSARLDNALEFMVMSGMPLPLAVMISIPEPWSNMRDISKDKYDFYQYYATMMEPWDGPASILFSDGEVMGAVLDRNGLRPSRYCITKDGFLILSSETGCIDVAPENIVKKDRLRPGKMLLADTKEGRIKDDAELKKYYSRLQPYGEWLDNGLVRLHDLHIPNKHVPSYDSKQLEKMQKAFGYTYEDIMNVILPMSQNAAEPIISMGSDIALPQLDKNDPPLFSYFRQLFAQVTNPPFDAIREHIVTDTAMYIGKDGNLLEETADNCRVLKVENPILTSTDMLKIKALDNDWLRSAVISITYYIGTTLETAIEKLFIEADKAYRAGANILILSDRDIDEYRAAIPSLLAVAALQQHLVATKKRTAVSIVLESAEPRAVHHFATLLGYGACAVNPYLAQETIRELIDTGLLDKDFYAAENDYNKAILDGIVKISSKMGISSIQSYHGSKLFEAVGISQELIDKYFKGTVSRIGGIKLDDISCRTEKLHRAAFDPLGFETPKGIESSGSHRLRSGKTEHLYTPEIIHLLQKAAWNNDQAAYDEYSSKLTAKQLTIRSLLGIKFDENGGIPIEEVESAESIMKRFKTGAMSYGSISKEAHECLAQAMNSIGGKSNSGEGGEDAERLGTIKGSAIKQVASGRFGVTNEYLVSASEIQIKMAQGAKPGEGGHLPKNKVYPWIAKTRHSTAGVGLISPPPHHDIYSIEDLAELIYDLKNANDKARISVKLVSEAGVGTVACGVAKAGAQIILISGFDGGTGAAPGSSVYNAGLPWESGIAEVHQCLCMNGLRSKVTIETDGKLMTGRDILIAALLGAEEYGFATAPLVTMGCVMMRVCDKDTCPMGIATQNPELRKRFKGKPEYVINFLRFAAEEMRAYMARLGIRTVDELIGRTDLLYSKADKDVDLSRILFYSESDKQHFVDADKYDFELEKTLDERVLKKGLAKALKSKEKKSIDVEVSNTDRAFGTALGSQITRAFGTDIEEGTFTINCHGSGGQSFGAFIPKGLTLRLTGDSNDYFGKGLSGGELVLMTPEKSGFEADENIICGNVALYGATSGKAFINGIAGERFCVRNSGATAVCEGVGDHGCEYMTGGVAVILGTTGKNFAAGMSGGIAYVLDENRDLYMRLNKELVNSTEVTEKHDIKNLRSLIEEHLEKTGSAKAKHILDDFGSYLPMFKKIIPHDYSNMHKAMIELEEKGLTHEQAEIEAFELIKKEK from the coding sequence ATGGAAAATTTGAGCAGAGAACTCTATCAGCAGAAGGGTATGTATGACAAACGCTTCGAGCATGACAGCTGCGGTATAGGTGCAGTAGTCAATATAAAGGGAAGGCGCTCTCACAAGGTAGTGTCTGACGCTCTTTCTATCGTTGAGAAGCTCGAACACCGTGCCGGCAAGGACGGCGAGGGCAAGACAGGCGACGGCGTAGGTATACTTACACAGATACCTGATTCTTTATATCACAGAAAGTGCAAGGAGCTCGGATTTGAGATAGGCTCTGACGGTGATTACGGCGTCGGTATGTTCTTTTTCCCGCAGAACGAGCTAAAAAGAAGCGTTGCTAAAAAGATGTTTGAGGTGATTCTCTGCAAGAGAGGTATGCAGCTTCTTGGCTGGCGTGATGTTCCGCATGATGCGGATATCTTAGGCTCCCGTGCAAAGGAGAGTATGCCTTTTATATGCCAGGGCTTTGTAAAGAGACCTGAGAATGTGGAAAAGGGTCTTCCCTTTGACAGGCAGCTCTACATTGCAAGGCGCATATTTGAGCAGGCAAATGAGACAAGCTATGTTTGCTCGCTCTCATCGAGAACTGTTGTATACAAGGGTATGTTCCTTGTAGGACAGCTCAGGAGATTCTACAAGGATCTTCAGGAGAAGGATTATGTATCTGCTATCGCTATGGTACACAGCCGCTTCTCAACAAACACGATACCCAGCTGGGAAAAGGCTCACCCCAACCGCATAATCGTTCACAACGGCGAGATAAACACTATCACAGGCAATGCCGACAAGATGCTCGCCCGTGAGGAGACTATGCACTGCAAGGCATTCGAGGACGATATGAGCAACATCCTCCCTGCTATAAACGTTAACGGCTCTGACTCGGCAAGGCTTGACAATGCACTTGAATTCATGGTAATGTCCGGTATGCCGCTTCCGCTCGCAGTTATGATATCCATACCCGAGCCGTGGAGCAATATGCGTGATATCTCAAAGGACAAGTACGACTTCTATCAGTATTACGCAACTATGATGGAACCGTGGGACGGCCCTGCATCTATACTTTTCTCTGACGGTGAGGTAATGGGTGCCGTGCTTGATCGAAACGGTCTGCGTCCTTCAAGATACTGCATCACAAAGGACGGCTTCCTTATCCTTTCATCCGAGACAGGCTGCATAGATGTTGCACCTGAGAATATAGTAAAGAAGGATAGGCTTCGTCCCGGCAAGATGCTGCTTGCTGACACAAAGGAAGGCCGCATAAAGGACGATGCTGAGCTTAAGAAATACTATTCGAGATTACAGCCCTACGGCGAATGGCTCGACAACGGGCTGGTAAGGCTGCATGATCTGCACATACCCAACAAGCACGTTCCGAGCTACGACTCAAAGCAGCTTGAAAAGATGCAGAAGGCATTCGGCTATACATACGAGGATATAATGAATGTTATACTCCCGATGTCGCAGAATGCTGCCGAGCCTATCATCTCAATGGGCTCTGACATTGCTCTCCCCCAGCTCGACAAGAACGATCCGCCGCTGTTCTCATATTTCAGACAGCTGTTTGCGCAGGTAACAAATCCGCCTTTCGATGCGATAAGAGAGCACATAGTAACAGACACAGCTATGTACATCGGCAAGGACGGCAATCTGCTTGAAGAAACAGCAGACAACTGCCGTGTGCTCAAGGTCGAGAACCCGATACTCACAAGCACAGATATGCTCAAGATAAAGGCGCTCGACAACGACTGGCTGCGCTCGGCTGTAATATCAATTACATATTATATAGGTACAACTCTTGAAACTGCTATAGAGAAGCTCTTTATCGAGGCTGACAAGGCTTACAGAGCAGGCGCTAACATACTTATCCTCTCTGACAGAGACATTGATGAATACCGTGCAGCTATCCCCTCGCTGCTTGCAGTTGCGGCTTTACAGCAGCACCTTGTAGCAACAAAGAAACGCACAGCTGTATCAATAGTATTAGAGAGTGCAGAGCCAAGAGCTGTTCACCACTTCGCAACTCTGCTCGGCTACGGTGCCTGCGCTGTCAACCCGTATCTTGCACAGGAGACTATCAGGGAGCTTATCGACACAGGGCTGCTTGACAAGGACTTCTACGCAGCAGAGAACGACTACAACAAGGCTATACTCGACGGCATAGTAAAGATATCCTCAAAAATGGGTATCTCCTCGATACAGTCCTACCACGGCTCGAAGCTGTTTGAGGCTGTGGGCATCTCGCAGGAGCTCATTGATAAATACTTCAAGGGCACTGTCAGCAGGATAGGCGGCATCAAGCTCGACGACATCAGCTGCAGAACAGAAAAGCTCCACCGTGCAGCATTTGATCCGCTCGGCTTTGAAACACCCAAGGGCATCGAGAGCTCGGGCAGCCACAGACTGCGCAGCGGCAAGACAGAGCATCTTTACACACCTGAGATAATACATCTGCTCCAGAAAGCAGCATGGAACAATGACCAGGCAGCATACGATGAATATTCAAGCAAGCTGACCGCAAAGCAGCTGACTATAAGAAGCCTTCTCGGCATTAAGTTTGACGAGAACGGCGGCATACCGATTGAAGAAGTCGAGAGCGCTGAAAGCATCATGAAGCGTTTCAAGACAGGTGCTATGAGCTATGGCTCAATCTCCAAGGAAGCACACGAGTGTCTTGCTCAGGCTATGAACAGCATCGGCGGCAAGTCAAACAGCGGCGAAGGCGGTGAGGACGCTGAAAGGCTCGGCACTATCAAGGGCTCGGCTATCAAGCAGGTCGCATCTGGCAGATTTGGTGTTACGAATGAATACCTCGTTTCTGCAAGCGAGATACAGATAAAAATGGCACAGGGCGCAAAGCCCGGCGAGGGCGGTCACTTACCGAAGAACAAGGTATATCCGTGGATAGCAAAGACACGTCACTCAACGGCAGGCGTTGGTCTTATCTCACCGCCGCCTCATCACGACATCTATTCGATAGAAGACCTTGCAGAGCTTATCTACGACCTTAAGAACGCAAACGACAAGGCTCGTATATCGGTCAAGCTCGTAAGCGAGGCCGGTGTCGGAACTGTAGCCTGCGGCGTTGCAAAGGCAGGCGCTCAGATAATACTTATCTCGGGCTTTGACGGCGGCACAGGTGCAGCCCCCGGAAGCTCGGTATACAACGCAGGTCTCCCGTGGGAGTCGGGCATAGCTGAGGTACACCAGTGCCTTTGCATGAACGGTCTGCGTTCAAAGGTAACTATAGAAACAGACGGCAAGCTCATGACAGGCCGTGACATACTTATAGCAGCACTCTTAGGTGCAGAGGAATACGGCTTTGCTACCGCTCCGCTGGTTACTATGGGCTGCGTAATGATGAGAGTATGCGACAAGGATACCTGCCCTATGGGTATAGCAACACAGAACCCCGAGCTCAGAAAGCGCTTCAAGGGCAAGCCTGAATACGTTATAAACTTCCTGCGCTTTGCAGCAGAGGAGATGAGAGCTTACATGGCTCGTCTCGGAATAAGAACTGTTGACGAGCTCATAGGCAGGACTGACCTTCTCTACTCGAAGGCTGACAAAGACGTAGACCTTTCAAGGATACTTTTCTACTCGGAGAGCGACAAGCAGCATTTCGTTGATGCTGACAAATACGACTTCGAGCTTGAAAAGACACTTGATGAGCGTGTGCTCAAAAAAGGTCTTGCAAAGGCTTTAAAGAGCAAGGAGAAAAAGAGCATAGATGTTGAGGTATCAAACACCGACCGTGCATTCGGCACAGCGCTCGGTTCACAGATAACCCGTGCTTTCGGCACAGACATCGAGGAAGGTACATTCACTATCAACTGTCATGGCTCGGGCGGACAGAGCTTCGGTGCATTTATACCGAAGGGTCTGACACTCAGGCTGACAGGCGACTCAAACGACTACTTCGGCAAGGGTCTTTCGGGCGGCGAGCTCGTACTTATGACACCTGAGAAGTCGGGCTTTGAGGCTGACGAGAACATCATCTGCGGCAACGTAGCGCTTTACGGTGCTACATCGGGCAAGGCATTCATAAACGGCATAGCCGGTGAGCGTTTCTGCGTAAGAAACTCTGGTGCTACTGCTGTATGCGAGGGTGTAGGCGACCACGGCTGCGAATACATGACAGGCGGCGTGGCTGTTATCCTCGGCACGACAGGCAAGAACTTTGCAGCTGGTATGTCTGGCGGTATCGCATATGTTCTCGATGAGAACAGAGACCTCTACATGAGACTGAACAAGGAGCTTGTAAACTCCACAGAGGTAACAGAAAAGCACGACATAAAGAACCTGCGCTCACTTATCGAAGAGCACCTTGAAAAGACAGGTTCTGCAAAGGCAAAACACATTCTTGACGACTTCGGCAGCTATCTGCCCATGTTCAAGAAGATAATACCGCACGATTATTCAAATATGCACAAGGCAATGATAGAGCTTGAAGAAAAGGGTCTGACACACGAGCAGGCAGAGATAGAAGCATTTGAGCTTATAAAGAAGGAGAAATGA
- the purF gene encoding amidophosphoribosyltransferase, with protein sequence MTGQLHEECGVFGIFDKDAGTASSTCYGLYALQHRGQESCGIAVCDDGIMRCEKDMGLVSEVFDSERVASLGSAQMAVGHVRYSTTGGNEQSNIQPLCIRHIKGNMALVHNGNLVNAAELRSQFELSGAIFHCTTDSEAIAYAIVRERINCGSTEEAIARAMKELKGAYSCIVMTATKLIAFRDPFGLRPLCIGQKENGAYVFVSESCALDAVRARLLRDVEPGEIVTVSEDGLSSIKLPKKKRSVCIFEYIYFARPDSVIEGVSVHHSRIKAGRILAKNSPVEADVVIGVPDSGIDAALGYAEESGIPYGMGFIKNKYIGRSFIEPTQAERADKVRIKLSVIKETVAGKRVVMIDDSIVRGTTSARIIRLLREAGAKEVHVRITAPPFLHSCYFGTDIDSEENLISSRLHRTEAVAKEIGADSLAFFPNEKLCELAGEGFCDGCFSGNYPLDVSGAGRKDKFDKKIHES encoded by the coding sequence GTGACAGGACAGTTACACGAGGAATGCGGCGTTTTCGGTATATTTGACAAGGACGCAGGTACTGCAAGCAGTACCTGCTACGGTCTTTATGCGCTCCAGCACAGGGGGCAGGAAAGCTGCGGCATCGCCGTCTGTGATGACGGTATTATGCGCTGTGAAAAGGATATGGGGCTCGTGTCTGAGGTGTTTGACAGCGAGCGTGTGGCATCACTCGGCTCGGCTCAGATGGCAGTCGGCCATGTAAGATACTCGACCACCGGCGGAAACGAGCAGAGCAACATTCAGCCGCTGTGCATAAGGCACATAAAGGGCAACATGGCGCTCGTTCACAACGGCAACTTAGTAAATGCGGCAGAGCTCAGGTCACAGTTTGAGCTGTCGGGTGCGATATTCCACTGCACGACTGACAGCGAAGCGATAGCCTATGCGATAGTACGTGAAAGAATAAACTGCGGCTCGACTGAAGAAGCTATCGCCAGAGCTATGAAAGAGCTTAAGGGCGCATATTCCTGCATAGTAATGACAGCCACAAAACTGATAGCCTTCCGTGACCCGTTCGGGCTAAGGCCGTTATGCATCGGGCAGAAAGAAAACGGCGCATATGTCTTTGTATCTGAAAGCTGTGCGCTTGATGCAGTAAGAGCAAGGCTGCTGCGTGATGTTGAGCCGGGCGAGATAGTCACTGTCAGCGAAGACGGGCTCTCGTCAATAAAGCTGCCGAAGAAAAAAAGAAGTGTATGCATATTTGAGTACATATACTTTGCAAGACCTGACTCGGTGATAGAGGGTGTAAGTGTTCACCATTCACGAATCAAGGCAGGAAGGATACTTGCAAAGAACTCCCCCGTTGAGGCTGATGTTGTAATAGGTGTGCCGGATTCGGGCATTGATGCAGCACTTGGCTATGCTGAGGAGAGCGGCATTCCCTACGGCATGGGTTTCATCAAGAACAAATACATAGGCCGCAGCTTTATCGAGCCTACACAGGCAGAGCGTGCTGACAAGGTAAGGATAAAGCTCAGCGTCATAAAGGAAACTGTTGCCGGGAAGCGTGTCGTGATGATAGACGACTCTATCGTGCGCGGCACGACAAGTGCAAGGATAATAAGGCTGCTGCGTGAGGCAGGGGCTAAGGAAGTACACGTCCGCATAACTGCTCCGCCGTTTCTGCACTCATGCTATTTCGGAACGGACATCGACAGCGAGGAGAACCTTATCTCCAGCAGACTTCACCGTACAGAGGCCGTAGCCAAAGAGATAGGCGCTGACTCTCTTGCATTCTTCCCGAACGAGAAGCTCTGCGAGCTTGCAGGAGAAGGCTTCTGCGACGGCTGCTTCAGCGGAAACTATCCCCTTGATGTATCCGGCGCCGGCAGGAAAGACAAGTTTGATAAAAAAATACACGAGAGTTGA